One part of the Bacteroidota bacterium genome encodes these proteins:
- a CDS encoding ATP-binding cassette domain-containing protein produces the protein MNDEQTFIKETSGIESATGKTVIEIKSLTKSFGSQAVLKDLSLELFEGENLVVLGKSGSGKSVLIKCIVGLLHADSGSINVFGKDTLTMNRKELADIRAKIGFLFQSGALYDSMTVRQNLEFPLRRIKKELDDKEVALKVNEVLENVGLVDALNKMPSQLSGGMRKRISLARTIIVDPLIMLYDEPTTGLDPVTSDEISELIMDVQKKYKTSSIIITHDIKCARATGNRVLMLNDGIVYATGSIDEFEKSTDPMIQSFFKN, from the coding sequence ATGAACGATGAACAAACATTCATAAAAGAAACAAGTGGGATTGAATCCGCTACGGGTAAAACGGTGATAGAAATCAAGTCATTGACCAAATCCTTCGGAAGTCAGGCAGTGCTTAAAGATTTATCGCTGGAACTCTTTGAAGGAGAAAATCTGGTTGTTCTGGGCAAATCGGGCTCGGGAAAATCAGTTCTGATCAAATGTATAGTAGGCCTTCTTCATGCTGATAGCGGAAGTATAAATGTATTTGGGAAGGATACGCTTACCATGAATCGAAAAGAACTGGCTGATATAAGAGCAAAAATAGGTTTCCTGTTTCAGAGCGGAGCTTTATACGACTCCATGACCGTTAGACAAAATCTGGAATTCCCCTTGCGAAGAATTAAAAAAGAGCTCGATGATAAAGAAGTTGCCTTGAAAGTAAATGAAGTACTCGAAAATGTTGGATTAGTAGATGCTTTGAACAAGATGCCCTCCCAGTTATCCGGTGGTATGCGCAAAAGAATCAGCCTTGCCCGTACCATCATTGTAGATCCCTTGATCATGCTTTACGATGAACCTACTACGGGATTAGACCCGGTAACATCTGACGAAATCAGCGAACTGATCATGGATGTACAAAAGAAATATAAAACCTCTTCCATCATCATCACACACGATATAAAATGCGCCAGGGCAACCGGCAATCGTGTGCTTATGCTGAATGATGGAATAGTATATGCGACCGGATCGATTGATGAATTTGAGAAATCTACGGATCCCATGATTCAATCCTTCTTTAAAAATTAA
- a CDS encoding ABC transporter permease — protein sequence MLKDTGNVTLFILQIIRETFSPPFEFKEFLRQCYQIGNKSLPLISITGTIMGLVLTIQSRPVLVDFGAVTMLPGMVAVSLIREMGPVITALICAGKIGSGMGAELGSMKVTEQIDAMEVSSANPMKYLLVTRILAATLMIPLLILYADLLGILGSWVGANIKGDVTLVLFMSQAFSSVEFIDFIPAVIKSFFFGAVIGLVGCYKGYNAGRGTESVGLAANSAVVLSSLLVIIVDMIAVQITDMLI from the coding sequence ATACTAAAAGATACAGGCAACGTAACGCTTTTTATTCTCCAAATTATCAGAGAGACTTTTTCCCCGCCCTTTGAATTTAAAGAATTCCTGCGGCAATGCTATCAGATCGGGAATAAATCACTTCCACTTATCTCCATCACCGGCACCATCATGGGACTTGTTCTCACGATACAATCACGACCTGTTTTGGTAGACTTCGGTGCGGTCACAATGCTTCCGGGCATGGTTGCAGTTTCACTCATTCGTGAGATGGGGCCTGTAATTACGGCATTGATCTGCGCCGGAAAAATTGGTTCCGGAATGGGTGCAGAATTGGGCTCTATGAAAGTTACCGAACAAATAGATGCTATGGAAGTATCTTCTGCGAATCCTATGAAATATTTATTAGTCACCCGGATACTGGCAGCTACGTTGATGATTCCCTTGCTTATTCTTTACGCCGATCTGCTCGGTATACTTGGCAGTTGGGTGGGTGCAAATATAAAAGGAGATGTTACGCTTGTTTTGTTTATGTCGCAAGCTTTCAGTTCTGTTGAGTTTATTGATTTCATTCCTGCCGTCATCAAATCTTTCTTCTTCGGAGCGGTTATTGGGTTAGTAGGTTGCTATAAGGGGTACAATGCCGGCAGAGGAACCGAGAGTGTAGGTTTAGCTGCGAACTCCGCCGTTGTCCTTTCCTCACTTCTGGTAATAATAGTAGATATGATTGCAGTACAGATAACCGATATGCTGATATGA
- a CDS encoding AI-2E family transporter, which translates to MNTTVNFPTYFKVTIILIGLSLVFVILSIGKSIMLPIVFSILIAILVNPAVNFLVKKGVHRTLSIAIILTATLLLVITAISIITSQATLLIEAWPTLEGKFRELLNEVIKWLSETFNLSPQKSNSLIDNAKSELMKNGSGAIGSTLTGMGNILAMIFLLPVYVFMILYYQPHIITFLHKLFGASNNIEVRSVLSETKTIIQSYLVGLFAEIGIVAVLNSLGLFILGINYALLLGTLGAILNVIPYLGGLISVAIFVIIALATKSSIYALYVMAMYTIIQFIDNNYLVPRIVGSKVKLNALASLIVIFIGAALWGLAGMFLSIPILATLKIIFDHIDSLHPWGFLIGNMASEEPNKKGIRHRILSFKYKLKRDTNN; encoded by the coding sequence ATGAATACTACCGTGAACTTCCCCACTTACTTCAAAGTTACTATCATTCTTATTGGTTTATCGCTGGTATTCGTTATTCTATCTATTGGTAAGAGTATAATGCTACCAATAGTTTTCTCCATTCTAATAGCCATACTCGTCAATCCTGCAGTGAACTTCCTTGTAAAAAAGGGAGTTCATCGTACGCTTTCCATTGCTATCATATTAACAGCGACCTTGCTTCTGGTTATTACTGCTATTTCTATCATTACTTCTCAGGCTACACTGCTCATTGAAGCATGGCCCACTCTTGAAGGCAAATTCCGGGAATTGCTAAATGAAGTTATCAAATGGCTTTCGGAAACTTTCAATCTAAGTCCTCAAAAATCAAATTCACTTATTGATAATGCGAAATCAGAATTAATGAAGAATGGCAGTGGTGCCATTGGTTCCACGCTGACCGGTATGGGGAATATACTTGCTATGATCTTCCTGCTACCGGTATATGTCTTCATGATACTTTACTACCAGCCACATATAATTACCTTCCTCCACAAACTATTTGGCGCAAGCAATAATATCGAAGTCAGGTCTGTACTTTCCGAAACAAAAACCATTATACAAAGTTATTTAGTAGGACTCTTTGCTGAAATTGGTATCGTTGCGGTTTTAAATTCGCTGGGATTATTCATTTTGGGTATCAATTATGCTTTACTACTTGGGACTTTAGGAGCGATTCTAAATGTAATTCCCTACCTCGGTGGGTTAATAAGTGTAGCCATATTTGTTATCATCGCGCTTGCGACCAAATCTTCCATCTATGCGCTCTACGTTATGGCCATGTACACCATCATTCAATTCATTGATAACAATTACCTCGTACCGCGCATTGTTGGATCAAAAGTAAAACTCAATGCACTGGCCTCCCTGATCGTAATTTTTATTGGGGCAGCTTTGTGGGGACTTGCGGGAATGTTTCTCTCCATTCCCATCCTCGCTACGCTTAAAATAATATTTGATCATATCGATTCATTACACCCCTGGGGATTTCTTATTGGAAATATGGCTTCGGAAGAACCTAACAAGAAAGGTATTCGTCATCGCATTCTTTCGTTTAAATACAAGCTCAAAAGGGATACGAATAATTAA
- a CDS encoding DUF748 domain-containing protein has translation MKGDLRINIKKNTYRLALVIHEFTLDIIDQYLKDLTNFGKFSAILNADIKSQGDFEERINTTLSGNISVHDFHFGKDSLTDYASFDRLVIAIHELSPKKLIFFYDSISLNKPYFKYEKYDKLDNIQTIFGEGGSNIDAAKADPAKFNLIIEIANYIKLISQRFFQSHYKIDRLALYNGDIRYVDYSLGERFSLALDPISIISDSIDKDHRRVQMALYSGIKPHGNVSVNLSINPKDSGEFDLNFKFQKLPLAAFNPYSKAYTSSPFDRGSVELNGDWSVRHGIIKSENHLVIIDPRLTDREKGKDTKWLPLPLVMALVRENGNVIDYEIPISGDLKNPVFHLRDALFDLLENIFIKPVNTPYRMKIKKVETTIENSLTMKWDILEGTIGSDEQKFVQRMAEFMEETPSASITIYPEEYSEKERENILLFEARKKYYLTRQKIEPTALTPGDIRKIEKMSIKDPSFVNYLDNMVKDSLLFTIQDKCRRIIPSSLINTRISELRKEREENFKSYFKNIKSKERLVFSKTISTVPFNGYSIYKIDYKGELPESLLKAYREMNMLNAESPRKQFKEERERKRNKISLNFD, from the coding sequence ATGAAGGGTGATCTACGCATCAATATAAAGAAAAACACGTATCGTTTGGCCTTAGTGATTCATGAATTTACATTAGATATTATAGACCAGTATTTGAAAGACCTTACCAACTTTGGTAAATTCTCTGCCATCCTGAATGCTGATATTAAATCGCAAGGTGACTTTGAAGAACGAATCAATACAACATTATCCGGAAATATTTCTGTCCATGACTTTCATTTCGGTAAAGATTCATTGACTGATTACGCTTCCTTTGACCGTCTGGTGATAGCCATTCATGAATTAAGCCCTAAAAAACTTATCTTCTTCTATGACTCTATATCCTTAAATAAACCCTATTTTAAATACGAAAAATACGATAAGCTGGACAATATCCAAACCATTTTTGGAGAGGGTGGAAGTAATATTGATGCGGCAAAAGCAGACCCCGCAAAATTCAATCTTATTATAGAAATTGCCAACTACATAAAACTGATCTCACAGCGCTTCTTTCAGAGTCATTATAAAATTGACAGGCTTGCGCTTTATAACGGTGATATACGATATGTTGATTATTCATTAGGAGAACGTTTTAGTCTTGCCCTTGACCCTATCTCCATCATCTCCGATTCCATCGACAAAGATCACCGGCGTGTACAAATGGCCCTGTACTCCGGCATCAAGCCTCACGGTAATGTATCTGTAAATTTGAGTATCAATCCAAAAGACAGTGGTGAATTTGATTTAAACTTTAAATTTCAAAAGTTACCCCTTGCCGCTTTCAATCCCTACAGTAAAGCTTATACCTCGTCTCCTTTTGATCGGGGAAGTGTAGAGCTGAACGGCGACTGGAGCGTGCGACATGGCATCATCAAAAGTGAAAATCATTTAGTCATTATTGATCCCCGTCTAACAGACCGGGAGAAGGGTAAAGATACAAAGTGGTTACCATTACCACTAGTTATGGCTCTTGTAAGAGAAAATGGAAATGTAATTGATTACGAAATACCCATTAGTGGTGATTTAAAGAATCCCGTATTTCATCTACGGGATGCCTTATTTGATCTGCTTGAAAATATTTTTATCAAACCGGTGAATACTCCTTACAGGATGAAAATTAAAAAAGTAGAGACCACCATTGAAAATTCTCTAACAATGAAATGGGATATTTTAGAAGGGACAATAGGTTCAGATGAGCAAAAATTCGTTCAAAGAATGGCTGAATTTATGGAAGAGACACCCTCGGCATCCATAACCATTTATCCGGAAGAGTACAGTGAAAAGGAAAGGGAAAATATACTACTCTTTGAAGCCAGGAAAAAATACTATCTGACAAGGCAAAAAATAGAGCCTACTGCCCTGACTCCGGGAGATATCCGAAAAATTGAAAAAATGTCCATAAAAGACCCATCATTTGTTAACTATCTGGACAATATGGTAAAAGATTCCTTGCTATTTACGATACAGGATAAATGCAGAAGAATTATTCCGTCGTCCCTTATTAACACCCGAATATCGGAGTTAAGAAAGGAGCGTGAAGAAAATTTCAAATCCTATTTTAAAAATATCAAATCAAAAGAACGGTTAGTTTTTTCTAAGACCATCAGTACTGTACCTTTCAACGGATACTCCATTTATAAGATCGATTATAAGGGTGAGCTACCCGAATCGTTATTGAAAGCCTATAGGGAAATGAATATGCTTAATGCAGAATCACCGCGTAAACAATTCAAGGAAGAACGGGAAAGAAAGAGGAATAAAATATCTCTGAATTTTGATTAA
- a CDS encoding pesticidal protein Cry7Aa: MINVKKEGVILTKSATGFDHDGVLNPAVIMEDGLIHLFYRAVRKGNYSSIGYCNMISPLVINERSNTPVLYPQFDYESHGVEDPRIVKIEDMYYMSYTAYDGVNALGALAVSKDLLHFDKLGLIAPQFTYEEFSHLAEAKGAINEKYLRYNEHEQVKEKDGKKIFIWVKNLIFFPRKINDKFYFLHRVRPDIQLVCVDELSDLNTDFWQKYFLHLDEHIVLKPKHEHEVSYIGGGCPPIETDHGWLLIYHGVHDTVKGYVYTACAALLDLEDPLKEISRLPYALFQPEFSWELKGEVNNVCFPTGTVLIEDTLYIYYGAADEQIACASVSISELLDELLLFKKKT, encoded by the coding sequence ATGATAAATGTTAAAAAGGAAGGTGTAATACTTACGAAGTCAGCAACAGGATTTGATCACGATGGGGTTTTAAATCCTGCCGTTATTATGGAAGACGGTTTAATACACCTGTTTTATAGAGCCGTTAGAAAGGGAAACTATTCCAGTATCGGTTATTGTAATATGATTAGTCCATTGGTTATTAATGAACGTAGTAACACACCTGTATTGTATCCTCAGTTTGACTATGAATCGCATGGGGTGGAAGATCCCCGGATAGTTAAAATTGAGGATATGTATTATATGTCTTATACAGCTTATGATGGCGTAAATGCGCTTGGGGCTTTAGCTGTATCTAAAGATTTGTTGCACTTCGATAAACTTGGACTTATTGCTCCACAATTTACCTATGAGGAATTTAGCCATCTCGCAGAGGCCAAAGGAGCGATCAATGAGAAATATCTTAGATACAATGAACATGAACAAGTGAAGGAAAAGGATGGTAAGAAAATCTTTATATGGGTAAAGAATCTTATTTTTTTTCCAAGAAAAATTAATGATAAGTTCTATTTTCTGCACAGAGTAAGACCCGATATCCAACTGGTTTGTGTGGATGAACTGTCCGACCTCAATACTGATTTCTGGCAAAAATATTTTTTACATTTGGACGAACATATTGTGCTAAAGCCAAAGCATGAACACGAAGTAAGTTATATCGGAGGCGGATGTCCTCCAATTGAGACGGATCACGGCTGGCTCTTGATCTACCATGGTGTTCACGATACTGTTAAAGGCTATGTCTATACCGCTTGTGCTGCCCTTTTGGATCTTGAAGACCCGCTTAAAGAAATTTCCAGATTACCTTATGCGCTGTTTCAACCGGAGTTTAGTTGGGAATTGAAAGGAGAAGTGAACAATGTTTGTTTTCCTACAGGTACTGTTTTAATAGAAGACACGTTGTATATTTATTATGGAGCAGCGGATGAACAAATAGCCTGCGCTTCAGTAAGTATCAGTGAGTTGTTAGACGAATTATTATTATTTAAGAAGAAAACATGA
- a CDS encoding glycosyltransferase → MSYNDLLIAEDTSFQDVIQELLFTESIPEVKKVLPEILMVSSYWPRECGIATYSQDLITAIRKKYGDSFKMTVCALEADNHQHHYSEDVKYVFNTGDSNKYLPMAHAINRDTAINLILIQHEFGFYSKHEEHFSEFIDTIVKPVVVVFHTVLPRPDERRRIHVQKIVSIAQSIIVMTNSSAEILIRDYNTAKEKITVIPHGTHLVPHADKETLKIKLNLAGRKVLSTFGLLGSGKNIETSLKALPAVIKNHGDVLFLIIGKTHPELFKREGEAYRTKLENMVRELQLQNHVKFINSFLPLPDLLEYLQLTDVYLFTSKDPNQAVSGTFAYAISCGCPVVSTPIPHAREVLKEDAGICFDFENASQLSEAVNSLLDNTEWRENMKANGLHRMAATAWENIAIAHTKLFEKLEGNKIKSEFVIPVVNLEHIKRLTTHFGMIQFSKINQPDLATGYTLDDNARAMIAMCQYFELTRQPVSLKYISIYLDFIKYCLLPEGYFQNYVDEDGRFTDQNETTNLADSNGRAIWALGYLISLQDILPKKQVDTAMEILDVAMQNVSKIHSTRAMAFVIKGLYYRSKKQKSINDLFSIKQLADRLVQMYRHESGPDWNWYESYLTYANSILPEALLCAWLATGDPIYKDIAKTSFDFLLSKTFFDDRIRVVSNKLWLQKGADVLQVKKGGEQPIDVAYTILALDNFYQTFKEQGYLYKMHKSFNWFLGNNHLHQIIYNPCTGGCYDGLEENYVNLNQGAESTVSYLMARLTIEKYSTTEAARLKSVGLKEFSI, encoded by the coding sequence ATGAGCTATAACGATCTATTGATTGCAGAAGATACTTCTTTCCAGGATGTCATACAGGAATTGCTTTTCACTGAGAGTATTCCTGAAGTGAAAAAGGTATTACCGGAAATCCTTATGGTATCCTCTTATTGGCCCCGGGAATGTGGTATTGCCACGTACAGCCAGGACCTTATTACCGCCATAAGAAAAAAGTATGGTGATTCCTTTAAAATGACTGTATGCGCATTGGAAGCTGACAATCATCAGCATCATTATAGTGAGGATGTGAAGTACGTTTTTAATACAGGGGATTCAAATAAGTATTTACCGATGGCACATGCAATTAATAGAGATACAGCTATTAATTTGATCTTGATACAACATGAGTTTGGGTTTTATTCAAAACATGAAGAACACTTTTCTGAATTTATTGATACTATTGTTAAGCCTGTTGTCGTCGTATTTCATACAGTCTTACCTCGCCCTGATGAAAGAAGGAGGATACATGTTCAGAAAATTGTAAGTATTGCTCAATCAATTATAGTGATGACTAATTCTTCAGCAGAAATATTAATCAGGGATTATAATACAGCCAAAGAGAAAATTACAGTAATTCCGCATGGTACACATTTGGTTCCACATGCGGATAAAGAGACATTGAAAATAAAATTAAATCTTGCCGGCAGGAAAGTCTTAAGCACTTTTGGCTTACTGGGTTCAGGAAAGAATATTGAAACGTCGCTAAAGGCGTTGCCGGCGGTAATAAAAAATCATGGCGATGTACTTTTTTTAATAATCGGTAAAACACATCCTGAATTATTCAAAAGAGAGGGAGAAGCATATCGCACCAAACTGGAAAATATGGTTCGGGAGCTGCAGTTGCAAAACCATGTTAAATTTATAAATAGTTTCTTACCGCTTCCGGATCTGTTGGAGTACCTTCAACTCACCGATGTTTATTTATTTACTTCAAAAGATCCGAATCAAGCGGTCAGTGGAACCTTTGCATATGCTATTAGTTGTGGCTGTCCTGTAGTATCTACCCCAATTCCTCATGCCAGAGAAGTGCTTAAAGAAGATGCCGGTATCTGTTTTGATTTTGAGAACGCCTCACAACTATCAGAAGCGGTGAATAGTCTGTTGGATAATACGGAATGGAGAGAAAATATGAAGGCGAATGGCTTACATAGAATGGCCGCAACTGCATGGGAAAATATAGCCATTGCGCATACAAAGCTTTTTGAAAAATTAGAAGGGAATAAAATCAAATCAGAATTTGTTATTCCTGTTGTAAATTTAGAGCATATAAAACGATTGACCACCCACTTCGGAATGATTCAGTTTTCGAAGATAAATCAACCTGATTTGGCAACGGGATATACATTAGATGATAATGCCAGAGCCATGATTGCGATGTGTCAGTATTTTGAGCTGACCAGGCAACCGGTAAGTTTGAAGTATATTTCTATCTATCTGGACTTTATCAAATATTGTTTATTGCCTGAAGGCTACTTTCAAAATTATGTGGATGAGGATGGTAGGTTTACCGATCAGAATGAGACAACAAACCTCGCTGATTCTAATGGTAGAGCCATTTGGGCGTTGGGCTACCTGATATCACTACAGGATATATTACCTAAGAAGCAGGTGGATACCGCTATGGAAATTTTAGACGTGGCTATGCAAAACGTAAGTAAAATTCACTCCACACGTGCAATGGCTTTTGTAATAAAGGGATTGTACTATCGTTCGAAAAAACAAAAATCAATAAACGATTTGTTTTCTATAAAGCAACTTGCTGACAGACTTGTACAAATGTACCGTCATGAATCAGGTCCGGATTGGAATTGGTATGAGAGTTATCTCACTTATGCGAATAGTATCTTGCCGGAAGCCTTATTATGTGCATGGTTAGCGACCGGAGATCCGATTTACAAGGATATTGCAAAGACTTCATTCGATTTCCTTTTGTCGAAAACCTTCTTTGATGATCGAATCCGCGTAGTTTCAAATAAGCTTTGGTTGCAAAAGGGGGCGGATGTATTGCAGGTAAAAAAGGGTGGTGAACAACCGATTGATGTGGCCTATACTATACTTGCATTAGACAATTTCTATCAAACTTTCAAGGAGCAGGGCTATCTCTACAAAATGCATAAATCATTTAATTGGTTTTTAGGAAATAATCACTTGCATCAGATTATCTACAATCCTTGCACAGGTGGATGCTACGATGGACTAGAAGAAAATTATGTAAATCTGAATCAGGGCGCTGAATCCACGGTGAGTTATCTGATGGCACGATTGACTATAGAAAAGTATTCAACTACAGAAGCTGCTCGGTTGAAGTCTGTAGGCCTGAAAGAGTTTAGCATATAG
- a CDS encoding DUF2807 domain-containing protein, producing the protein MNILKLSHFLIISACILFTSCEKECSDTISESFLASNFHTIKAGDDHRITLKEASSWSVKATGCEEDINALKVYVINGELSISYPDDYEVNELVKFTIGAPTFSTLILEEKAACTINGFIDSTEQHTFILSGTSSCSYTGNASYLDVTLSGNSDMTVAGIIHRSGIFISGESTYDARNTSGNIAATIDANSESTGYVFALDTLTAEASGTSRIYYKGDPTVKNFTEIGQGKILPL; encoded by the coding sequence ATGAACATCTTAAAACTATCACACTTCTTAATTATCAGTGCCTGTATTCTATTCACTTCCTGCGAGAAGGAATGCAGTGATACCATCAGCGAATCCTTTTTGGCAAGTAATTTCCACACGATAAAAGCGGGTGATGATCATCGTATCACATTAAAAGAGGCTTCCTCCTGGTCCGTAAAAGCAACGGGATGTGAGGAAGATATTAATGCATTAAAAGTATATGTGATAAATGGGGAATTATCTATCAGCTATCCGGACGACTATGAGGTGAATGAGTTGGTCAAATTTACGATCGGCGCACCCACCTTTTCCACTTTAATTTTAGAGGAGAAAGCGGCCTGCACTATCAATGGCTTTATTGATAGCACCGAACAACATACCTTTATTTTATCCGGTACTTCCAGTTGCTCCTACACCGGCAATGCTTCTTATCTGGATGTGACGCTATCAGGAAATTCCGACATGACGGTTGCGGGAATTATTCACCGTTCGGGCATATTCATTTCCGGAGAATCAACATATGACGCCAGAAACACCTCGGGAAATATCGCTGCTACAATTGATGCCAATAGCGAGTCAACGGGTTATGTTTTTGCACTTGACACATTGACGGCGGAAGCATCCGGAACGAGTAGAATCTATTATAAGGGTGATCCTACGGTGAAAAATTTTACGGAGATTGGTCAAGGGAAAATTCTTCCATTATAA
- a CDS encoding MATE family efflux transporter, with protein sequence MKNKISYQRFFSLLRQSLKGDEYDYTSGSLRVAVFLLSVPMMLEMCLESVFAVVDIFFVNKLGPHAVSVVGLTEATITLVYSVAIGLSAAATALVARRVGEKNPEGASKAAVQSLLVSGVLIAIMSCFGYIYAREILEIMGAEPEAVNMGVNYTRIMLGGSAVVVLLFLINGIFRGAGNASVAMRSLWLGNICNIILCPVLINGYGPFPEMGVTGAAVATVCGRGIGVLYQLYQLFFVKHDMIKVHRQRWWPDRKVISSLLSISLPATTQFIIQSASWIFLAAIVAMSGSDASAGYQTAIRLIIFFILPAWGMSNAAATLVGQNLGANQPERAEISVRTIARYNVVFMAGVMLFFIVLADPLISFFIPEHHPAEHTYAVQALRIISLGYVLYGIAMVLMQAFNGAGDTKTPTYISFVGFWLLQIPLAYLLAITGGMGPLGVFIAIPSSEAFVAFLYIWFYRKGKWKEVKV encoded by the coding sequence ATGAAAAACAAGATTTCTTATCAACGCTTCTTTTCATTGTTACGGCAATCTCTTAAGGGAGATGAATATGATTATACCAGCGGAAGTTTAAGAGTGGCTGTCTTTTTATTATCAGTACCCATGATGTTGGAAATGTGTCTGGAAAGTGTTTTTGCTGTGGTAGACATTTTCTTTGTGAATAAATTGGGGCCTCATGCAGTAAGTGTAGTTGGTTTAACAGAAGCGACCATTACCCTGGTTTATTCTGTGGCGATTGGATTAAGTGCAGCGGCAACGGCTTTGGTGGCACGAAGAGTAGGAGAAAAAAATCCGGAAGGCGCATCAAAGGCTGCAGTACAATCGCTCCTTGTATCGGGAGTACTAATAGCCATTATGAGTTGCTTTGGTTATATCTATGCCAGAGAAATACTGGAAATCATGGGCGCAGAACCCGAGGCGGTAAATATGGGCGTCAACTATACACGTATCATGTTAGGCGGATCGGCAGTAGTTGTTTTGCTCTTTCTTATCAATGGAATTTTTCGCGGTGCAGGGAATGCTTCTGTTGCGATGCGGAGTTTATGGCTGGGAAATATATGTAATATTATACTTTGTCCTGTGCTAATAAATGGCTATGGTCCCTTTCCGGAGATGGGAGTCACGGGTGCGGCGGTGGCAACAGTTTGCGGACGAGGCATAGGCGTACTCTATCAGCTTTATCAGCTCTTTTTTGTAAAACACGATATGATAAAAGTACACCGGCAAAGATGGTGGCCAGATAGAAAAGTAATTTCTTCTCTTCTTTCCATATCTCTCCCTGCGACTACGCAATTCATCATTCAATCGGCGAGCTGGATTTTTCTTGCTGCTATTGTGGCAATGAGTGGAAGTGATGCGAGTGCGGGATATCAAACAGCCATTCGACTCATCATCTTCTTTATACTCCCGGCATGGGGTATGAGCAATGCTGCTGCTACTCTAGTTGGGCAAAATCTGGGTGCCAATCAACCCGAAAGGGCTGAAATATCCGTTCGCACCATTGCCCGATACAATGTGGTATTTATGGCAGGTGTGATGTTGTTCTTCATTGTTCTTGCTGATCCGCTCATCAGTTTCTTTATCCCCGAACATCATCCGGCAGAGCATACCTATGCTGTACAAGCCCTTCGTATAATCAGTTTGGGTTATGTACTTTATGGTATAGCCATGGTCCTTATGCAAGCCTTTAACGGTGCCGGAGATACGAAAACGCCTACTTATATCAGCTTTGTCGGATTCTGGCTTTTGCAAATTCCATTGGCCTATCTGCTGGCCATTACCGGCGGCATGGGACCACTGGGTGTATTCATCGCCATACCCTCCTCGGAAGCCTTCGTAGCATTTTTATACATTTGGTTTTACAGAAAAGGGAAATGGAAGGAAGTTAAAGTTTAA